The Macaca nemestrina isolate mMacNem1 chromosome 12, mMacNem.hap1, whole genome shotgun sequence genome contains a region encoding:
- the LOC105476402 gene encoding coatomer subunit delta isoform X2: MTRTRIEGLLAAFPKLMNTGKQHTFVETESVRYVYQPMEKLYMVLITTKNSNILEDLETLRLFSRVIPEYCRALEENEISEHCFDLIFAFDEIVALGYRENVNLAQIRTFTEMDSHEEKVFRAVRETQEREAKAEMRRKAKELQQARRDAERQGKKAPGFGGFGSSAVSGGSTAAMITETIIESDKPKVAPAPARPSGPSKALKLGAKGKEVDNFVDKLKSEGETIMSSSMGKRTSEATKVHAPPINMESVHMKIEEKITLTCGRDGGLQNMELHGMIMLRISDDKYGRIRLHVENEDKKGVQLQTHPNVDKKLFTAESLIGLKNPEKSFPVNSDVGVLKWRLQTTEESFIPLTINCWPSESGNGCDVNIEYELQEDNLELNDVIITIPLPSGVGAPVIGEIDGEYRHDSRRNTLEWCLPVIDAKNKSGSLEFSIAGQPNDFFPVQVSFVSKKNYCNIQVTKVTQVDGNSPVRFSTETTFLVDKYEIL; encoded by the exons ATGACCCGAACTCGGATTGAGGGCTTATTAGCAGCTTTTCCAAAGCTCATGAACACTGGAAAACAACATACGTTTGTTGAAACAGAGAGTGTAAGATATGTCTACCAGCCTATGGAGAAACTCTATATGGTACTGATCACTACCAAAAACAGCAACATTTTAGAAGATTTGGAGACCCTAAGGCTCTTCTCAAGAGTG ATCCCTGAATATTGCCGAGCCTTAGAAGAGAATGAAATATCTGAGCActgttttgatttgatttttgcttttgatgAAATTGTTGCCCTGGGATACCGGGAGAATGTTAACTTGGCACAGATCAGAACCTTCACAGAAATGGATTCTCATGAGGAGAAGGTGTTTAGAGCCGTCAGAGAG ACTCAAGAACGTGAAGCTAAGGCTGAGATGCGTCGTAAAGCAAAGGAATTACAACAGGCCCGAAGAGATGCAGAGAGACAGGGCAAAAAAGCACCAGGATTTGGCGGATTTGGCAGCTCTGCAGTATCTGGAGGCAGCACAGCTGCCATGATCACAGAAACCATCATTGAAAGTGATAAACCAAAAGTGGCACCTGCACCAGCCAG GCCTTCAGGCCCCAGCAAGGCTTTGAAACTTGGAGCCAAAGGAAAGGAAGTAGATAACTTTGTGGACAAATTGAAATCTGAAGGTGAAACCATCATGTCCTCCAGTATGGGCAAGCGTACTTCTGAAGCTACCAAAGTGCATGCTCCACCTATTAATATGGAAAG TGTACATATGAAAATTGAAGAAAAGATCACATTAACCTGTGGACGAGACGGAGGATTACAGAATATGGAGTTGCATGGCATGATCATGCTTAGGATCTCAGATGACAAATATGGCCGAATTCGTCTTCATGTGGAAAATGAAGATAAGAAAGGGGTGCAGCTACAG ACCCATCCAAATGTGGATAAAAAACTTTTCACTGCAGAGTCTCTAATTGGCCTGAAGAATCCAGAGAAGTCATTTCCAGTCAACAGTGACGTAGGGGTGCTAAAGTGGAGACTACAAACCACAGAGGAATCTTTTATTCCACTGACAA TTAATTGCTGGCCCTCGGAGAGTGGAAATGGCTGTGATGTCAACATAGAATATGAGCTACAAGAAGATAATTTAGAACTGAATGACGTGATTATCACCATCCCACTCCC GTCTGGTGTCGGCGCGCCTGTTATCGGTGAGATCGATGGGGAGTATCGACATGACAGTCGACGAAATACCCTAGAGTGGTGCCTGCCTGTGATTGATGCCAAAAATAAGAGTGGCAGCCTGGAGTTTAGCATTGCTGGGCAGCCTAATGACTTCTTCCCTGTTCAAGTTTCCTTTGTCTCCAAGAAAAATTACTGTAACATACAG GTTACCAAAGTGACCCAGGTAGATGGAAACAGCCCTGTCAGGTTTTCCACAGAGACCACTTTCCTAGTGGATAAGTATGAAATCCTGTAA
- the LOC105476402 gene encoding coatomer subunit delta isoform X1 — MVLLAAAVCTKAGKAIVSRQFVEMTRTRIEGLLAAFPKLMNTGKQHTFVETESVRYVYQPMEKLYMVLITTKNSNILEDLETLRLFSRVIPEYCRALEENEISEHCFDLIFAFDEIVALGYRENVNLAQIRTFTEMDSHEEKVFRAVRETQEREAKAEMRRKAKELQQARRDAERQGKKAPGFGGFGSSAVSGGSTAAMITETIIESDKPKVAPAPARPSGPSKALKLGAKGKEVDNFVDKLKSEGETIMSSSMGKRTSEATKVHAPPINMESVHMKIEEKITLTCGRDGGLQNMELHGMIMLRISDDKYGRIRLHVENEDKKGVQLQTHPNVDKKLFTAESLIGLKNPEKSFPVNSDVGVLKWRLQTTEESFIPLTINCWPSESGNGCDVNIEYELQEDNLELNDVIITIPLPSGVGAPVIGEIDGEYRHDSRRNTLEWCLPVIDAKNKSGSLEFSIAGQPNDFFPVQVSFVSKKNYCNIQVTKVTQVDGNSPVRFSTETTFLVDKYEIL; from the exons ATG GTGCTGTTGGCAGCAGCGGTCTGCACAAAAGCAGGAAAGGCTATTGTCTCTCGACAGTTTGTGGAAATGACCCGAACTCGGATTGAGGGCTTATTAGCAGCTTTTCCAAAGCTCATGAACACTGGAAAACAACATACGTTTGTTGAAACAGAGAGTGTAAGATATGTCTACCAGCCTATGGAGAAACTCTATATGGTACTGATCACTACCAAAAACAGCAACATTTTAGAAGATTTGGAGACCCTAAGGCTCTTCTCAAGAGTG ATCCCTGAATATTGCCGAGCCTTAGAAGAGAATGAAATATCTGAGCActgttttgatttgatttttgcttttgatgAAATTGTTGCCCTGGGATACCGGGAGAATGTTAACTTGGCACAGATCAGAACCTTCACAGAAATGGATTCTCATGAGGAGAAGGTGTTTAGAGCCGTCAGAGAG ACTCAAGAACGTGAAGCTAAGGCTGAGATGCGTCGTAAAGCAAAGGAATTACAACAGGCCCGAAGAGATGCAGAGAGACAGGGCAAAAAAGCACCAGGATTTGGCGGATTTGGCAGCTCTGCAGTATCTGGAGGCAGCACAGCTGCCATGATCACAGAAACCATCATTGAAAGTGATAAACCAAAAGTGGCACCTGCACCAGCCAG GCCTTCAGGCCCCAGCAAGGCTTTGAAACTTGGAGCCAAAGGAAAGGAAGTAGATAACTTTGTGGACAAATTGAAATCTGAAGGTGAAACCATCATGTCCTCCAGTATGGGCAAGCGTACTTCTGAAGCTACCAAAGTGCATGCTCCACCTATTAATATGGAAAG TGTACATATGAAAATTGAAGAAAAGATCACATTAACCTGTGGACGAGACGGAGGATTACAGAATATGGAGTTGCATGGCATGATCATGCTTAGGATCTCAGATGACAAATATGGCCGAATTCGTCTTCATGTGGAAAATGAAGATAAGAAAGGGGTGCAGCTACAG ACCCATCCAAATGTGGATAAAAAACTTTTCACTGCAGAGTCTCTAATTGGCCTGAAGAATCCAGAGAAGTCATTTCCAGTCAACAGTGACGTAGGGGTGCTAAAGTGGAGACTACAAACCACAGAGGAATCTTTTATTCCACTGACAA TTAATTGCTGGCCCTCGGAGAGTGGAAATGGCTGTGATGTCAACATAGAATATGAGCTACAAGAAGATAATTTAGAACTGAATGACGTGATTATCACCATCCCACTCCC GTCTGGTGTCGGCGCGCCTGTTATCGGTGAGATCGATGGGGAGTATCGACATGACAGTCGACGAAATACCCTAGAGTGGTGCCTGCCTGTGATTGATGCCAAAAATAAGAGTGGCAGCCTGGAGTTTAGCATTGCTGGGCAGCCTAATGACTTCTTCCCTGTTCAAGTTTCCTTTGTCTCCAAGAAAAATTACTGTAACATACAG GTTACCAAAGTGACCCAGGTAGATGGAAACAGCCCTGTCAGGTTTTCCACAGAGACCACTTTCCTAGTGGATAAGTATGAAATCCTGTAA